A stretch of DNA from Lysinibacillus sp. B2A1:
GATTTATTCAGATTTCGATGATTTTTATTAGGTCGTATCTTAAGAAATTCTTCATAAATTACCTACAGGAATATTCAGAATTGCCTCCTATTATAATGTGTGGGGGGCGTTTTTTTATGAAGAAATTTGTCTTATTTTGTTGTATCTGTGTGGCAGCTTTCCTTTTTTATTATATTGACAACAGAACCGAAAATGCACAAATAGAGCTACCTACATTACATAGTAAAAATGCTTTGCTGCTGAACGAAAAAGGGGATGTCTTATATGAAAAAAATGCAGATGCCATTGTATATCCAGCCTCATTAACGAAAATTATGACAGCAATTGTGGCTATTGAGGGCAGTGTCAATCTTCAAAAGCAAACAATTGTTGAACCACAAACAATTACAAAATTCACTGCTCAAAATGCTTCTATGGCTGGTTTTAAGGCAGGGGATTTTGTAACGATGGAGGATTTATTATATGGTACACTGCTAGCCTCTGGTGCAGATGCTACAGGAACATTGGCAGATGCCATTGCAGGTAGTGAGGAAGCTTTTGTGACGCTTATGAATAATAAGGCGCATGAATTGGAGATGGATAGTACTCACTTTGTCAATGCCAGTGGACTACATGATGAAGCGCATGTTTCAAGTGTTCGTGATCTTAGTAAGTTATTTCGTTATGCTATTGAAAATCCAACTTTTTATCAAATTTTAACCTCAAAAAGCTATATAACACATGTCCCAAATGAACTGACAATATCAAGTTCGCTTTTTATGAAAATAGCTGGAGCAGAAGGATCAATCATTGGGGGGAAAACAGGCTACACACCTGAAGCGGGTCTTTGCTTAGCATCTATTATTGAAAAAAATGGCAAGCGTTATCTCTTCATTACAACGAATGCAGCAGGGCAAGCCTGGACACCGCCACTACATATTGAAGATGCACTAACAGCCTATGAAGCACTATAGGAGGAAAAAAACATGAAAAAATTAGCAACTTTTTTAGTCCTTTCAATCGTCTTATTAGTAGGATGCACTACTACACAGGCACCCGAAAAAGAGAAGGCTGCTTGGGAGCCTTTCATCGGCACATATGTTGGGGATCATATGAAGGTCGGTAAAATAGCAAATACCGTATTCATGCATGGGGATACAATCGACTATTTCGATTTAAGAGGGGAGGTATTACGTGTCATTTATCGAAATGACAATGAGGCCTTAAATAATTGGTTTTCTTCTTCCACATCAAAAGAGAAAGCATTGGTTTATAATGCGATGATGGGGGCGATTTTAGTTCCAAATGCACAGGGCTATGGCTTTGAAATCGATGGAGAATTATATGAGATTCCAAGAGATGTATTGATAACTGAAATGGCATCTCTTTTGCCAACGTTACCACAGGGAAATGATTTTTTTGAAGAAAAAATCGTTGAAGATTTTCTAACAAAGCATGAACAAACTATTCAACAATATGCAGTTGATCCTAGCTACCAAAGCACGTTGATGAAGAAATTTTCAATCACAAAAACTAGTTGATTTTTACTATTTTTTGGTATAATCTATTATTCTATAATGTAAGTAAAATCCTCTATTTTTCAGTACAAACACACATGTAAAATGACATCTGTGATAATAAAGGACGGTGGAGAACAATGAAAAAGCTTTTACCCTATGCTATGTTTTTGACATTTTTAATTAGCTTTCTATTTATAGCTGATGCAAATGCGGAAGGAGCATCACCTATTCAGCAAATAGCCAAAGACACAGCAATATATGTAGAACCTTCTGTAGATAGTGCCGTAATCGGTCAAATAGCAAAGGGGAGTTATGTAAAAGTTGTATCTGTAAGTGGGGAATGGACATCTATTAAAGGGCAGCAGCTAGAGGGGTATGTAGAAACGGCAGCATTAACAAGCCCAACATCTGAAAAGTATATAGTAGCTAATAAGGGTGGAACAACTCTATTTACATATCCTAGTCCAAGTTCACAAAAAACAGGACATCTTTATGAAAATAGCCTAATATATGTATATGGATCAGCACCTGGAGGTTGGTCCTTTGTCCAATCTGGTCAGGAAATGGGCTATGTAGCAACGAATTCTTTAAAGAAGCCAATTGTCATAAAAAAGCAAGTAAATGCTAAAAATGGGGCTGCCTTTCGTTTAACGGCTAGCCCTAGTGGTGAAGTGCTTGGTACAATTGCAAATAAAACAGAAGTGCAGCAATATACAATACTTGCTGGCTGGGCCTATGTAGAAACAGATACACAGAAAGGTTATGTAAAGGCTTCGGAGCTAGTGGACCTTAAAAAGCTAGATAATAAAGTCTATAATAAAGGTGTTGCAGTAGCCAAAGGGGAAAAGAAACGAGTAGCATTAACATTCGATGATGGACCAGATGCAAAAGTTACGCCACAAGTTTTGGCCATACTAAAAAAATACGATGCTCATGCTACCTTTTTTATGGTTGGCAAAAATGTCACTAAAAATGCTGCATTAGTGGAAACAATTTATGAGGCAGGACATGAAATAGGTAATCACACATGGAGTCATTCAAAATTAACAAATTTATCAGCAGCAAGTGTCAAGCAAGAGGTCGATCGAACTAGTAATGCTATTTATGCAGCAATAGGTCAGTATCCAACGGTTTTCCGTCCACCCTATGGTGCCACGAATGAACAAGTTCGCTCTGTCATATCAATGCCGTCCATTCTATGGTCAATCGATACACTTGATTGGAAGCATCGCAATGCTGATAAGATTTTAGCGTATGTTAAAGCATCAGCGAAAGATGGTAGTATTATTTTAATGCATGATATTCATAAATCAACCGCAAATGGTCTCGAAAACGTTATCCTTTACTTGCAAAAGCAAGGTTACGAATTTGTTACTGTTAGTGAAATATTACAATAATAAAAGCTCAATAAAAGAGCCGTGCAATCTATCAAATATAGACTGCACGGCTTTTTCATTATTTAAATAAATTAATCGTTGTAATAATAATTGGTATACCAAAGACGTCGATTAAAAATGCCCCTACTATTGGTACAACAAGAAATGCTTTTTTAGAAGGACCGAAGCGTTGGGCAACAGCTGACATATTGGCCATTGCATTTGGTGTTGCTCCTAAACCATGACCTGCAAAGCCTGCAACCATAACCGCCGCATCATAATTTTTTCCAAGTAATTTAAATAATACAAAGATACTAAATACAACGATAAAGAAGACTTGTGCGAACACAATAATGAATAGTGGAAGTGCTAAATCTGCAATTTCCCATAATTTAATGCTCATAAGTGCCATTGAAAGGAAAATACCTAATGTCACATCACCGATTAAAGAAATGCTTTTCATATTAATCGCTGCTGGTTTTATCTTATCCATAATATTACGTACAATCACAGCAACAAACATAGCACCTACATAGCCCGGTAATACAAAGCCTGTCGCCTCTGAGAACAATGTTCCAACATACGTACCAACAGCCATACAGAACGTAATGATTATTACCTGTGTAAAGAATGAATCCGATGTAATTTGCTCTTGTTTATTTTCGTAGTCTATTTCCTCAGTTTCTTGTTCATCAGGTGTTAAATTATACTTACCAACTAAGTACTTCACAATAGGACCACCAATTAAGCCACCAGCGACTAATCCACATGTAGCTGCTGCTGCACCAATTGTCATGGCAGAAGAAATACCTAAGTCTTCTAATGTTTGTCCAAATGCTGCTGCTGCTCCATGCCCACCTTCCATGGAAACAGCTCCAGCCATCATACCGATTAATGGATGAATGCCCATCAGTGATGCAAGTGAAACACCAATCACATTTTGCATAAGTGCAAGGAAGCCACACGCTAGCCAGTAGATAATGAGTAATTTACCGCCTAGCTTCACTAGTTTAAAGCTTGCTCCTAAGCCAATTGTTGTGAAGAAGGTAATCATAAATAGACTTTGTAAAGATGTATCAAGAGAAATTTCTAAGGTACCTGTTGTCTTTAAAATAGTTGCTAATGCTGCAAATAATAAGCCGCCAACAACTGGTGCTGGAATACAAAAACGTTTTAAAAAGCTTATTCTACTTATTAGCCAGCTGCCTAATCCTAATAGGGCAGCTGCTAAAAAGATTGTTGTAATTTGATTAAATTCGATCATGAACCTTGCCCCTTCAGTAAGTTATTTAGTGCTTCATAGACAAAATAAGCACCTAATTTAACTGTGCGTCCATTCTCATCAAGAGAAGGATTTACTTCACAAATATCAAAAGAATGTGTCTTTGGATGTGATGTTACCTTTTGTAGTATGTTACGTACCGTTATTGTGTCCAGCCCAAACGGAGAAGGTGCACTTACACCTGGTGCAAATGCAGCATTTAGCACATCCATACATAGCGTTAACAGCACATAATCATGATTATCCATGTAGTGCTGAAGATCATTGAGAATTTGCACGTTATTTTCAGCTATCATATTTTCTTCTAATATATACTTCACATGTAATTCATCTGCTTTTTCAAATAGCTCATTTGTATTGCCATAGCGCTGAATTCCAAGGACAAAATAATCAGTATATGGATCCTGCTCTAGAATTTGACGGAACATGGTACCAGACGATGGCTGTTCATCATAAGACCGTAAGTCAAAATGAGCATCGATATTGATGATGCCGATTTTTGCATCCCTTGGCAGTGCTGCACGAACACCTAAATAGTGGCCATATAATGTTTCATGCCCACCACCAAGCACTACACATTGACATTTTTTTGTGAGTATTGTTTGAACAATTCCGCCAAGCTCATTTTGTGCATCTTCTAGTGCATGGTTTAGGCATAGAATATTGCCTACATCAATTACTCGCTGTTCCTCGGTGAAAGTCCAAGGAAGGCTAGCTAATGCTGCACGTAAAGCGTTTGGTCCACTTGCTGCACCTACACGGCCTTGGTTGCGACGTACACCCTCATCACAAATAAAGCCAACAATAGCAGCATGCTGATAATCTGAAGCGCTTACATCATTAATTGGAATTCTTTTTACCATTTGATGCAAACGAAAACTACTCGTATTAGTAGTGGAATCTATACGACCTTCCCATTGTTTTTGATCTGTCATTGCATACATAACCCTCTTAACCCCATTTCCAATATTATTGTAGTGTAAATAATGTTGTAAATTTATTATATATTCACATAATTATAATTACTAATATATAATTATTATTAATCTATAGCTTTTAACTATAAATAGGAGTGATTTTATGTTGGATTTAAAACAATTACAATATTTTATTTCTGTAACAGAACAAATGAATTTTTCAAAGGCAGCAGAAAAATTGCATATTTCGCAGCCTTCCTTAAGCAATGCCATCAAGAAATTAGAGCACGAGATTGGCTCACCATTATTGAATAGAAATACAAGAAACCTTCAACTAACAGAAGCTGGTGAGCTTTTATATGAACGAGCAAAAGTGATATTAAAAAATATGGAAGTTTTAAAAATAGAAATGGATGAAGTGATTGTACATGGTACAAGTGAAGTGACGATAGGCGTGATGGAATCCATCAAGCATTGGCTTCCAAAAGTTATTGCACAATATAAAAGTAACTATCCACAAATGACGATTCATTTAGTAGATATTTTAGGCAGTAAGCGGGTTAAAAAATCACTAAAAGGCTATAAAACACATGTAATTATTACTAATCAGCGGATGGATGATGAAGAGCTAGAAGTTCAAAGCTTATATGAAGAGCGTCTTGTTGCTGTTTTGCCGTTAAATCATCCATTAGCAGAAAAGGATCGACTGACGATTGCTGATCTATGTAATGAACCATTTATCATTAGTACAGAAGGATTTCAAACGAGGCTTGATATTTTAAGTGCATTTGAGCAGGTGGGCTTAAAAATGAATATTCAATATGAAATTGAACGCTTTGAAACGGCTGTATCGCTTGTTCGAGAAAATTTAGGGATTACAATCTTACCAGAAAATTATTTACAAGGCCCTACTGCAAAAACTATTGTACAAAAAGAAATTGATGGTCCGAATTTACGGCGCAATGTCTATTTAGTATCTTTAAAAAATCGTCATTTACCGCTTGCTATTCGTCACTTATTAGCAAATATTGTGCAATTTTTTGAACCCTAATCACTGAAAATAATGTTTTTGAATTGAAAATTTCCTACGTTTCTAAAATGCTGTTTAATGACCAAATTTTCTCTATCATTCAAGTTTTTCTAAAATAGATGATTGATTTACAGGAAATATAGCGGTAACATTTAATGTAAGAAATAAAATGAACATTCATTCATTTTTTGCTCAAACAAAGGGGGATTTTCTATGAATTTTTCTTATAGCGAGAAGGTAGTAGAGTTACAGGGGAAGCTGACTAATTTTATGGAGCAATACATTTATCCAAATGAGGCAGTATATGCAGCACAGGTAGATGCAATGGAGGATCGTTGGGAGGCAATTCCACCAATAATGGAGGAGCTAAAGCAAAAGGCAAAGGATGCGGGCTTATGGAATTTATTCTTGCCGGATAGTGAATATGGGGCAGGTTTAACAAATTTAGAGTATGCGCCTTTATGTGAAATTATGGGACGCTCTTTACTTGCACCAGAGGTTTTTAACTGTAATGCACCTGATACAGGAAATATGGAGGTGCTTGTGCGCTATGGCTCAGAGCAGCAGAAAAAAGAGTGGCTAGAACCATTATTACGTGGAGAAATACGTTCCTGCTTTGCAATGACAGAACCAGCCGTAGCGTCAAGCGATGCGACCAATATTGAAGCTAGCATTGAACGTGATGGGGATTTTTATATCTTAAATGGGCATAAGTGGTGGACAACAGGGGCTGGAGATCCTCGTTGTAAAGTCGCTATATTTATGGGAAAACATAAAGACACTACAGCACCAATCCATGAGCAACAGTCAATGATTCTCGTCCCTATGGACACACCTGGAGTAAAAATAGAGCGCATGTTAACGGCTTTTGGTTATGACCATGCACCGGAGGGACACGGTGAGGTAACGTTCACGAATGTTCGCGTACCTGTGAACAATATATTGTGGGGGGAGGGTAAGGGGTTTGCCATTGCACAAGGAAGATTAGGTCCTGGTCGAATCCATCATTGTATGAGACTTATTGGGGCTACTGATCGAGCATTAGAGGAAATGTGTATACGTGTGCAAGAGCGACGAGCCTTTCATCGACCACTTGCAGATCAAGGTGTGATGCGTGAGCGGATAGCGGAGTCTCGCATTGATATCGAGCAGGCAAGATTGTTAACGCTAAAAGCAGCATATATGATGGATACAGTAGGTAATAAAGAAGCGAAAGCAGAAATTGCCATGATTAAAGTGGTTGCTCCTAACATGGCTTTAAGAGTTATTGACCGAGCGATTCAGGCATTTGGTGCTGCTGGGGTTGGACCTGATACGACGCTCGCTGCACAGTGGGCCAATTCTCGCACATTGCGTTTAGCAGATGGACCGGATGAGGTGCATCGCAATACAATTGCTAAATTGGAGCTGAAAAAACATGCTAAAAAACTAGAGGAGCTGGTGAAATGACGGTACTTGACTTATTTAGTTTGAAGGGAAAGACAGCCATCGTAACAGGCGGAGGACGAGGACTGGGAGCCCAGATAGCACAAGGCTTTGCAGAGGCTGGTGCCAATGTAGTGCTGTGCTCACGAAAAGTAGAGGCATGTGAAGAGATAGCAGCAGAACTAGCGAAATTAGGTGTACAAACATTAGCTCTTGCCTGCGATGTAACAAAATCAGATGATGTAGCGAATGTGGTATCAAAAACTATCGAAACATTCGGCAGTATTGATATTTTAGTAAATAATAGTGGAGCATCTTGGGGTACTCCTGCTGTTGAAATGCCATATGAGGCTTGGCAAAAAGTATTTGATGTTAATGTAAACGGTACATTTTTAATGAGTCAAGCAGTTGGCAAAAAAATGCTGGAACAAAAAAGTGGCAAAATTATTAATATCGCCTCAATTGCAGGGCTAGGTGGTACATTACCAGATTTTATGGATACAATCGGTTATAACGCAAGTAAAGGAGCGGTTATTACCTTTACAAAGGAT
This window harbors:
- the hutG gene encoding formimidoylglutamase, whose protein sequence is MYAMTDQKQWEGRIDSTTNTSSFRLHQMVKRIPINDVSASDYQHAAIVGFICDEGVRRNQGRVGAASGPNALRAALASLPWTFTEEQRVIDVGNILCLNHALEDAQNELGGIVQTILTKKCQCVVLGGGHETLYGHYLGVRAALPRDAKIGIINIDAHFDLRSYDEQPSSGTMFRQILEQDPYTDYFVLGIQRYGNTNELFEKADELHVKYILEENMIAENNVQILNDLQHYMDNHDYVLLTLCMDVLNAAFAPGVSAPSPFGLDTITVRNILQKVTSHPKTHSFDICEVNPSLDENGRTVKLGAYFVYEALNNLLKGQGS
- a CDS encoding D-alanyl-D-alanine carboxypeptidase, whose protein sequence is MKKFVLFCCICVAAFLFYYIDNRTENAQIELPTLHSKNALLLNEKGDVLYEKNADAIVYPASLTKIMTAIVAIEGSVNLQKQTIVEPQTITKFTAQNASMAGFKAGDFVTMEDLLYGTLLASGADATGTLADAIAGSEEAFVTLMNNKAHELEMDSTHFVNASGLHDEAHVSSVRDLSKLFRYAIENPTFYQILTSKSYITHVPNELTISSSLFMKIAGAEGSIIGGKTGYTPEAGLCLASIIEKNGKRYLFITTNAAGQAWTPPLHIEDALTAYEAL
- the gltS gene encoding sodium/glutamate symporter translates to MIEFNQITTIFLAAALLGLGSWLISRISFLKRFCIPAPVVGGLLFAALATILKTTGTLEISLDTSLQSLFMITFFTTIGLGASFKLVKLGGKLLIIYWLACGFLALMQNVIGVSLASLMGIHPLIGMMAGAVSMEGGHGAAAAFGQTLEDLGISSAMTIGAAAATCGLVAGGLIGGPIVKYLVGKYNLTPDEQETEEIDYENKQEQITSDSFFTQVIIITFCMAVGTYVGTLFSEATGFVLPGYVGAMFVAVIVRNIMDKIKPAAINMKSISLIGDVTLGIFLSMALMSIKLWEIADLALPLFIIVFAQVFFIVVFSIFVLFKLLGKNYDAAVMVAGFAGHGLGATPNAMANMSAVAQRFGPSKKAFLVVPIVGAFLIDVFGIPIIITTINLFK
- a CDS encoding LysR family transcriptional regulator — translated: MDLKQLQYFISVTEQMNFSKAAEKLHISQPSLSNAIKKLEHEIGSPLLNRNTRNLQLTEAGELLYERAKVILKNMEVLKIEMDEVIVHGTSEVTIGVMESIKHWLPKVIAQYKSNYPQMTIHLVDILGSKRVKKSLKGYKTHVIITNQRMDDEELEVQSLYEERLVAVLPLNHPLAEKDRLTIADLCNEPFIISTEGFQTRLDILSAFEQVGLKMNIQYEIERFETAVSLVRENLGITILPENYLQGPTAKTIVQKEIDGPNLRRNVYLVSLKNRHLPLAIRHLLANIVQFFEP
- a CDS encoding acyl-CoA dehydrogenase; the protein is MNFSYSEKVVELQGKLTNFMEQYIYPNEAVYAAQVDAMEDRWEAIPPIMEELKQKAKDAGLWNLFLPDSEYGAGLTNLEYAPLCEIMGRSLLAPEVFNCNAPDTGNMEVLVRYGSEQQKKEWLEPLLRGEIRSCFAMTEPAVASSDATNIEASIERDGDFYILNGHKWWTTGAGDPRCKVAIFMGKHKDTTAPIHEQQSMILVPMDTPGVKIERMLTAFGYDHAPEGHGEVTFTNVRVPVNNILWGEGKGFAIAQGRLGPGRIHHCMRLIGATDRALEEMCIRVQERRAFHRPLADQGVMRERIAESRIDIEQARLLTLKAAYMMDTVGNKEAKAEIAMIKVVAPNMALRVIDRAIQAFGAAGVGPDTTLAAQWANSRTLRLADGPDEVHRNTIAKLELKKHAKKLEELVK
- a CDS encoding deacetylase, coding for MKKLLPYAMFLTFLISFLFIADANAEGASPIQQIAKDTAIYVEPSVDSAVIGQIAKGSYVKVVSVSGEWTSIKGQQLEGYVETAALTSPTSEKYIVANKGGTTLFTYPSPSSQKTGHLYENSLIYVYGSAPGGWSFVQSGQEMGYVATNSLKKPIVIKKQVNAKNGAAFRLTASPSGEVLGTIANKTEVQQYTILAGWAYVETDTQKGYVKASELVDLKKLDNKVYNKGVAVAKGEKKRVALTFDDGPDAKVTPQVLAILKKYDAHATFFMVGKNVTKNAALVETIYEAGHEIGNHTWSHSKLTNLSAASVKQEVDRTSNAIYAAIGQYPTVFRPPYGATNEQVRSVISMPSILWSIDTLDWKHRNADKILAYVKASAKDGSIILMHDIHKSTANGLENVILYLQKQGYEFVTVSEILQ